A DNA window from Camelina sativa cultivar DH55 chromosome 17, Cs, whole genome shotgun sequence contains the following coding sequences:
- the LOC104755057 gene encoding presenilin-like protein At1g08700, producing MDSSSILDSLGVEIIGVMAPVSICMFLVVLLTYSLSVTSDPQIRTAANLIYIENPSDSATVKLEGSLLNAIVFVVLVAAVTFILVLLFYYNFTNFLKHYMRFSAFFVLGTMGGAIFLSIIQHFSIPVDSVTCFILLFNFTILGTLSVFAGGIPIVMRQCYMVVMGIVVAAWFTKLPEWTTWFILVALALYDLVAVLAPGGPLKLLVELASSRDEELPAMVYEARPTVSSGNQGRNRGSSLRALVGGGAGGVSDSGSVELQAVRNHDANQLGRGNSHNLDYNAVAVRDIDNVDGHGNEDRDVVERSPVVAISSEQSTAVGTRGNIEDRDNVMDEEMSPLVELMGWGDNREEPRGLEESDNVVDISNRGIKLGLGDFIFYSVLVGRAAMYDLMTVYACYLAIISGLGCTLILLAVYNRALPALPISIMLGVVFYFLTRLLMEPFVVGMTTNLMMF from the exons ATGGATTCTTCTAGTATACTCGATTCTCTCGGAGTTGAGATTATCGGCGTGATGGCTCCGGTCTCAATCTGCATGTTCCTCGTCGTCCTTCTCACTTACTCTCTCTCCGTTACCTCCGACCCTCAGATCCGTACCGCCGCCAATCTCATTTACATCGAGAATCCCTCTGACTCCGCTACCGTTAAGCTTGAAGGTAGTCTTCTCAACGCCATCGTCTTCGTCGTCCTCGTTGCCGCCGTCACTTTCATCCTTGTTCTCCTCTTCTACTACAACTTCACCAATTTCCTCAAGCATTACATGCGCTTCTCCGCCTTCTTCGTCTTAG GTACGATGGGAGGTGCGATCTTCTTATCGATAATCCAGCATTTCTCAATTCCTGTTGATTCAGTCACCTGCTTCATATTGCTTTTCAATTTCACCATCCTGGGGACGTTGTCAGTGTTTGCTGGTGGTATACCAATTGTGATGAGACAGTGTTATATGGTTGTTATGGGGATTGTTGTTGCAGCTTGGTTTACTAAATTACCTGAATGGACTACATGGTTTATCTTGGTGGCTTTAGCTTTGTATGATTTGGTTGCTGTTTTGGCACCTGGTGGTCCACTTAAGCTCTTGGTGGAGCTGGCTTCAAGCCGAGATGAGGAGCTTCCTGCTATGGTTTATGAAGCTAGGCCCACTGTCTCCTCGGGAAACCAAGGGAGGAACCGTGGCTCCAGTTTAAGGGCTTTGGTTGGTGGTGGTGCTGGTGGGGTTTCAGATTCTGGATCAGTTGAGCTGCAAGCAGTACGGAACCATGATGCAAACCAACTTGGAAGGGGAAATTCTCATAATCTGGATTATAATGCTGTTGCTGTGAGGGATATAGACAATGTGGATGGTCATGGTAACGAAGACAGAGACGTTGTTGAGAGGTCACCTGTGGTTGCCATATCCTCAGAGCAGTCAACCGCAGTTGGAACCAGAGGAAATATCGAAGACAGAGATAATGTTATGGATGAGGAAATGTCTCCTCTTGTTGAGTTGATGGGCTGGGGAGATAATAGGGAAGAACCAAGAGGTTTGGAGGAGTCGGATAACGTTGTCGACATTTCAAATAGAGGCATAAAACTTGGTCTTGGAGACTTTATTTTCTACAGTGTTCTTGTTGGTAGGGCAGCAATGTATGATCTGATGACGGTATACGCCTGTTACCTTGCGATCATCTCGGGACTAGGGTGCACTCTTATTTTGTTGGCTGTGTACAACCGAGCTCTGCCTGCTCTTCCCATATCCATCATGTTGGGTGTTGTTTTCTACTTCTTGACGCGGTTACTGATGGAGCCGTTTGTTGTTGGGATGACAACTAATTTGATGATGTTCTGA
- the LOC104755059 gene encoding serine/threonine-protein kinase EDR1-like isoform X1, with amino-acid sequence MKHIFKKLHRGGNQEQLNRTNDAVPSSTSDQNRIHVSSANPPPPQATPSSVAETVPVTAPASSMTSPSPTAASNRADYMSSEEEYQVQLALAISASNSLSSEDPEKHQIRAATLLSLGSHQRMDSRRDSSEVVAQRLSRQYWEYGVLDYEEKVVDSFYDVYSLSTDSTKQGEMPSLEDLESNHGTPGFEAVVVNRPIDPSLDELLQIAQCIALDCPTTSVSVLVQRLAELVTEHMGGSAEDSNTVLARWTEKSSEFKAALNTCVFPIGFVNIGISRHRALLFKVLADSVRLPCRLVKGSHYTGNEDDAVNTIRLEDEREYLVDLMTDPGTLIPADFASGKDYTVESYNSHGNNFPTAQLSNDIKHSAPKVSEGEGSSQSSMAHNSSSLNRRPEAERTDSSTPKLAPLRNVDLSASPSSVPSSSQLENISSTAIAKGNRGAINDCSRTNMNIVPYNQNSEEDPKNLFADLNPFQNKGADKLFMPTKSGLNSVDDFHQQKNNPLVGRSPAPMMWKNYSCNEAPKRKENLQLHREPRYGNSNSSYATSSSNGVVPSNVPGRDNMTFVSPVAASPPFTSPGNQFTPSMVEDMNRNTNDELHLQHNAAHVVHGHQKDESHIHDHRKYTSDDISTGCDLRLKDHESTSSSLDSTSYRNDPQVLDDADVGECEIPWNDLVIGERIGLGSYGEVYNADWNGTEVAVKKFLDQDFSGAALAEFRSELLIFMPLDSHSYFQYSVSEGTYHAKIASSKCCILPWGCYSSSKPFHRHRVSAKRKLVSNPSSAQISD; translated from the exons ATGAAGCATATTTTCAAGAAGCTACACAGAGGTGGGAATCAAGAGCAGCTGAATCGAACCAACGATGCTGTTCCCTCTTCTACATCCGATCAAAATCGGATTCACGTTTCTTCTGctaatcctcctcctcctcaagcTACCCCTTCTTCTGTCGCCGAAACGGTTCCGGTGACCGCACCTGCTTCTTCGATGACTTCTCCTTCTCCTACTGCTGCTTCCAACCGTGCCGATTACATGTCGTCCGAGGAGGAGTATCAAGTTCAGTTAGCCCTAGCGATCAGTGCTTCGAATTCGCTGTCCAGCGAGGATCCGGAGAAGCATCAGATCCGAGCGGCCACGTTGTTGAGCTTAGGAAGCCATCAACGGATGGACTCTAGGAGGGATTCGTCGGAGGTGGTGGCCCAGAGGTTATCGAGACAGTACTGG GAATATGGAGTGCTTGACTATGAGGAGAAAGTTGTCGATAGTTTCTACGATGTGTACAGTCTATCCACAGACTCAACAAAGCAGGGAGAAATGCCATCGCTGGAAGATCTTGAAAGCAATCATGGAACCCCTGGCTTTGAAGCTGTTGTTGTAAATCGACCTATTGATCCTTCCCTGGATGAGCTGCTACAGATTGCACAATGCATTGCACTGGATTGTCCTACTACCAGTGTCAGTGTGTTGGTACAGAGGCTGGCTGAACTTGTCACAGAGCATATGGGTGGATCTGCGGAAGATTCCAATACAGTGTTGGCAAGGTGGACTGAAAAAAGCAGCGAGTTCAAGGCAGCATTGAATACTTGTGTATTCCCTATTGGATTTGTAAATATTGGTATCTCTAGGCATCGTGCTCTGCTTTTCAAG GTTTTGGCAGATAGTGTAAGGTTACCTTGTAGGTTGGTAAAAGGTAGCCACTACACAGGGAATGAGGATGATGCTGTGAACACAATAAGACTGGAAGATGAAAG AGAGTACTTGGTTGATCTTATGACAGATCCTGGGACGCTTATACCTGCTGATTTTGCAAGTGGTAAGGATTATACCGTTGAGTCATATAACTCACATGGAAACAACTTCCCTACAGCTCAGTTGTCAAATGACATCAAGCATTCAGCGCCAAAGGTGTCGGAAGGTGAAGGCAGTAGTCAGAGTTCTATGGCCCACAATAGTTCGTCTTTGAATAGAAGGCCAGAGGCTGAAAGGACAGATTCCTCAACCCCAAAGTTGGCCCCACTTCGGAACGTAGATTTGAGCGCTTCACCTTCTAGCGTACCGAGTTCTAGTCAGTTGGAGAATATTTCCTCTACAGCAATTGCAAAGGGAAATCGAGGAGCCATAAATGACTGTTCAAGAACGAATATGAATATAGTTCCATACAATCAGAACAGTGAGGAAGACCCAAAAAACCTTTTCGCAGACCTGAACCCATTTCAAAATAAGGGAGCTGACAAGCTGTTTATGCCCACTAAATCAGGTTTGAATAGTGTTGATGAttttcatcaacaaaaaaataatcctCTGGTTGGTAGATCACCTGCACCAATGATGTGGAAGAATTACAGCTGCAATGAAGCCCCAAAGAGAAAGGAGAATCTTCAGCTCCATCGTGAACCTCGTTATGGAAACTCTAATTCCTCATATGCTACCTCCAGCTCCAATGGAGTTGTTCCATCAAATGTGCCTGGCAGAGACAATATGACATTTGTGTCACCGGTTGCTGCTTCACCACCCTTCACATCCCCTGGAAATCAGTTCACACCAAGTATGGTGGAGGATATGAACAGAAACACCAACGATGAACTACATCTCCAGCATAATGCTGCTCATGTGGTACATGGACACCAAAAGGATGAATCTCATATCCACGATCATAGAAAGTACACAAGTGATGACATATCTACTGGGTGTGATCTGAGGCTTAAGGATCACGAAAGTACAAGTTCATCTCTTGATTCCACATCTTACCGGAATGATCCTCAAGTTCTTGATGATGCAGATGTTGGTGAATGTGAAATTCCTTGGAATGATCTTGTTATTGGGGAGAGAATAGGATTAG GTTCCTATGGAGAGGTCTATAATGCCGACTGGAATGGCACG GAAGTTGCTGTCAAGAAATTTTTGGACCAGGACTTCTCAGGTGCTGCTTTGGCCGAGTTCAGAAGCGAA CTGCTTATATTCATGCCTTTGGATTCCCACTCTTATTTTCAATATTCCGTATCTGAAGGTACGTATCATGCGAAGATTGCGTCATCCAAATGTTGTATTCTTCCTTGGGGCTGTTACTCGTCCTCCAAACCTTTCCATCGTCACAGAGTATCTGCCAAG AGGAAGCTTGTATCGAATCCTTCATCGGCCCAAATCTCAGATTGA
- the LOC104755059 gene encoding serine/threonine-protein kinase EDR1-like isoform X2 has product MKHIFKKLHRGGNQEQLNRTNDAVPSSTSDQNRIHVSSANPPPPQATPSSVAETVPVTAPASSMTSPSPTAASNRADYMSSEEEYQVQLALAISASNSLSSEDPEKHQIRAATLLSLGSHQRMDSRRDSSEVVAQRLSRQYWEYGVLDYEEKVVDSFYDVYSLSTDSTKQGEMPSLEDLESNHGTPGFEAVVVNRPIDPSLDELLQIAQCIALDCPTTSVSVLVQRLAELVTEHMGGSAEDSNTVLARWTEKSSEFKAALNTCVFPIGFVNIGISRHRALLFKVLADSVRLPCRLVKGSHYTGNEDDAVNTIRLEDEREYLVDLMTDPGTLIPADFASGKDYTVESYNSHGNNFPTAQLSNDIKHSAPKVSEGEGSSQSSMAHNSSSLNRRPEAERTDSSTPKLAPLRNVDLSASPSSVPSSSQLENISSTAIAKGNRGAINDCSRTNMNIVPYNQNSEEDPKNLFADLNPFQNKGADKLFMPTKSGLNSVDDFHQQKNNPLVGRSPAPMMWKNYSCNEAPKRKENLQLHREPRYGNSNSSYATSSSNGVVPSNVPGRDNMTFVSPVAASPPFTSPGNQFTPSMVEDMNRNTNDELHLQHNAAHVVHGHQKDESHIHDHRKYTSDDISTGCDLRLKDHESTSSSLDSTSYRNDPQVLDDADVGECEIPWNDLVIGERIGLGSYGEVYNADWNGTEVAVKKFLDQDFSGAALAEFRSEVRIMRRLRHPNVVFFLGAVTRPPNLSIVTEYLPRGSLYRILHRPKSQIDERRRIKMALDVAMGMNCLHTSTPTIVHRDLKTPNLLVDNNWNVKVGDFGLSRLKHNTFLSSKSTAGTPEWMAPEVLRNEPSNEKCDVYSFGVILWELATLRCPWRGMNPMQVVGAVGFQNRRLEIPKELDPVVGRIILECWQTDPNLRPSFAQLTEVLKPLNRLVLPSPQ; this is encoded by the exons ATGAAGCATATTTTCAAGAAGCTACACAGAGGTGGGAATCAAGAGCAGCTGAATCGAACCAACGATGCTGTTCCCTCTTCTACATCCGATCAAAATCGGATTCACGTTTCTTCTGctaatcctcctcctcctcaagcTACCCCTTCTTCTGTCGCCGAAACGGTTCCGGTGACCGCACCTGCTTCTTCGATGACTTCTCCTTCTCCTACTGCTGCTTCCAACCGTGCCGATTACATGTCGTCCGAGGAGGAGTATCAAGTTCAGTTAGCCCTAGCGATCAGTGCTTCGAATTCGCTGTCCAGCGAGGATCCGGAGAAGCATCAGATCCGAGCGGCCACGTTGTTGAGCTTAGGAAGCCATCAACGGATGGACTCTAGGAGGGATTCGTCGGAGGTGGTGGCCCAGAGGTTATCGAGACAGTACTGG GAATATGGAGTGCTTGACTATGAGGAGAAAGTTGTCGATAGTTTCTACGATGTGTACAGTCTATCCACAGACTCAACAAAGCAGGGAGAAATGCCATCGCTGGAAGATCTTGAAAGCAATCATGGAACCCCTGGCTTTGAAGCTGTTGTTGTAAATCGACCTATTGATCCTTCCCTGGATGAGCTGCTACAGATTGCACAATGCATTGCACTGGATTGTCCTACTACCAGTGTCAGTGTGTTGGTACAGAGGCTGGCTGAACTTGTCACAGAGCATATGGGTGGATCTGCGGAAGATTCCAATACAGTGTTGGCAAGGTGGACTGAAAAAAGCAGCGAGTTCAAGGCAGCATTGAATACTTGTGTATTCCCTATTGGATTTGTAAATATTGGTATCTCTAGGCATCGTGCTCTGCTTTTCAAG GTTTTGGCAGATAGTGTAAGGTTACCTTGTAGGTTGGTAAAAGGTAGCCACTACACAGGGAATGAGGATGATGCTGTGAACACAATAAGACTGGAAGATGAAAG AGAGTACTTGGTTGATCTTATGACAGATCCTGGGACGCTTATACCTGCTGATTTTGCAAGTGGTAAGGATTATACCGTTGAGTCATATAACTCACATGGAAACAACTTCCCTACAGCTCAGTTGTCAAATGACATCAAGCATTCAGCGCCAAAGGTGTCGGAAGGTGAAGGCAGTAGTCAGAGTTCTATGGCCCACAATAGTTCGTCTTTGAATAGAAGGCCAGAGGCTGAAAGGACAGATTCCTCAACCCCAAAGTTGGCCCCACTTCGGAACGTAGATTTGAGCGCTTCACCTTCTAGCGTACCGAGTTCTAGTCAGTTGGAGAATATTTCCTCTACAGCAATTGCAAAGGGAAATCGAGGAGCCATAAATGACTGTTCAAGAACGAATATGAATATAGTTCCATACAATCAGAACAGTGAGGAAGACCCAAAAAACCTTTTCGCAGACCTGAACCCATTTCAAAATAAGGGAGCTGACAAGCTGTTTATGCCCACTAAATCAGGTTTGAATAGTGTTGATGAttttcatcaacaaaaaaataatcctCTGGTTGGTAGATCACCTGCACCAATGATGTGGAAGAATTACAGCTGCAATGAAGCCCCAAAGAGAAAGGAGAATCTTCAGCTCCATCGTGAACCTCGTTATGGAAACTCTAATTCCTCATATGCTACCTCCAGCTCCAATGGAGTTGTTCCATCAAATGTGCCTGGCAGAGACAATATGACATTTGTGTCACCGGTTGCTGCTTCACCACCCTTCACATCCCCTGGAAATCAGTTCACACCAAGTATGGTGGAGGATATGAACAGAAACACCAACGATGAACTACATCTCCAGCATAATGCTGCTCATGTGGTACATGGACACCAAAAGGATGAATCTCATATCCACGATCATAGAAAGTACACAAGTGATGACATATCTACTGGGTGTGATCTGAGGCTTAAGGATCACGAAAGTACAAGTTCATCTCTTGATTCCACATCTTACCGGAATGATCCTCAAGTTCTTGATGATGCAGATGTTGGTGAATGTGAAATTCCTTGGAATGATCTTGTTATTGGGGAGAGAATAGGATTAG GTTCCTATGGAGAGGTCTATAATGCCGACTGGAATGGCACG GAAGTTGCTGTCAAGAAATTTTTGGACCAGGACTTCTCAGGTGCTGCTTTGGCCGAGTTCAGAAGCGAA GTACGTATCATGCGAAGATTGCGTCATCCAAATGTTGTATTCTTCCTTGGGGCTGTTACTCGTCCTCCAAACCTTTCCATCGTCACAGAGTATCTGCCAAG AGGAAGCTTGTATCGAATCCTTCATCGGCCCAAATCTCAGATTGATGAGCGGCGGCGAATAAAAATGGCCCTTGATGTG GCAATGGGGATGAATTGCTTACACACCAGCACACCAACAATTGTTCATCGTGatttaaaaacaccaaacctTTTGGTTGATAACAACTGGAATGTTAAG GTCGGTGATTTTGGGTTGTCTCGCTTAAAGCACAATACCTTTTTATCCTCAAAATCAACTGCTGGAACG CCCGAATGGATGGCTCCAGAAGTTCTACGGAATGAGCCATCAAATGAAAA GTGTGATGTATACAGTTTTGGGGTAATACTTTGGGAACTAGCAACATTGAGATGTCCATGGCGAGGAATGAATCCAATGCAAGTAGTTGGAGCAGTTGGTTTCCAGAATCGTCGGCTTGAGATCCCCAAGGAACTTGATCCTGTGGTGGGAAGGATCATCTTGGAATGTTGGCAAAC GGATCCGAATCTGCGGCCATCCTTTGCTCAGCTGACGGAAGTGCTGAAGCCTTTGAACCGGCTGGTGCTTCCTTCACCACAGTAA
- the LOC104759122 gene encoding probable F-box protein At4g22165 — translation MLKLKKTSNSKRRREEAKLSSMSLAELLSYDHERREKKARKRRNCLYWSELPPDLIHSVLQRLSLRDLQRAKSTCSAWLSASRSCLPKSQDPWLIIFPNNNEDDMNMNRCKLFNPEEKDKLYSISQDLGVGGVCVATYGCWLLMRNPLFNLYIVNLLTGQRIDLPPVESQRGKTKLERIVDDKFHATQLTGSSDQYYEADSIGLEINSPRLWIDEEARDYLVIFSFKIPTWPFDTQCAVICKKGDHSWREFPDGSPCSDMVYKHHKLYVYRYGAIQIFDISGDGLIPLKAPETDAVYVAPFSFDDFRHESCLGLCVFEKTSIVVTVSGHVLMVVSVVTRLDTWSFCIYKMCSCTKKWERLLYLDGEAILLDLGVTVPAIDFEGINDNSIYFSGLGINHNSIFSGLGQDDKEDDIFVFNLKAETIERPHQSVSSSLLYSCARWFLPGFSYKY, via the coding sequence ATGCTTAAGCTTAAGAAGACTAGTAATTCGAAACGGCGGAGAGAAGAGGCAAAGCTTTCATCTATGTCCCTGGCTGAACTTCTTAGCTATGATCATGAACGGCGCGAAAAAAAGGctaggaagagaagaaactgcCTTTATTGGTCTGAGCTTCCTCCGGATCTGATCCACTCTGTTCTCCAACGACTCAGCCTCCGCGATTTACAACGAGCTAAATCCACATGTTCGGCTTGGCTCTCTGCTTCGAGAAGTTGCCTTCCAAAATCCCAAGACCCATGGTTAATTATATTCCCTAATAATAATGAAGACGACATGAACATGAATCGCTGTAAGTTGTTCAATCCCGAGGAAAAAGACAAGCTGTACAGCATAAGCCAGGATCTGGGTGTGGGTGGTGTGTGTGTTGCCACGTATGGATGCTGGCTCCTCATGCGAAACCCTCTCTTTAATCTCTACATTGTTAACCTTTTAACCGGCCAGAGGATCGATCTACCGCCCGTGGAGTCACAACGTGGTAAGACAAAACTCGAGCGGATCGTAGATGATAAGTTCCACGCTACACAGCTGACTGGATCATCTGATCAATATTACGAAGCTGATTCTATAGGCTTGGAAATCAATTCCCCTCGACTATGGATAGACGAGGAAGCAAGAGACTATCTAGTTATCTTCTCTTTCAAGATACCTACGTGGCCCTTTGACACACAATGTGCCGTGATCTGCAAGAAAGGCGATCACTCGTGGAGAGAGTTTCCCGACGGCTCTCCCTGTTCTGACATGGTATACAAGCATCATAAGCTTTACGTCTATCGCTATGGTGCTATCCAAATCTTTGATATCTCTGGAGACGGCCTAATTCCCCTAAAAGCTCCTGAGACTGATGCTGTCTATGTTGCTCCATTCTCCTTTGACGATTTTCGTCATGAGTCTTGCCTAGGACTTTGTGTTTTTGAGAAGACTAGCATTGTCGTCACAGTAAGTGGACATGTCCTGATGGTCGTGAGCGTAGTGACACGCCTCGATACCTGGTCATTCTGCATCTACAAGATGTGTTCATGTACGAAAAAGTGGGAGAGGCTTCTTTATTTGGATGGCGAGGCAATTCTTTTGGATCTGGGTGTCACCGTGCCTGCCATAGACTTTGAGGGAATCAATGACAATTCCATCTATTTTAGTGGCCTTGGAATCAATCACAATTCCATCTTTAGTGGCCTTGGTCAGGATGACAAAGAGGATgatatttttgtctttaatcTCAAGGCAGAGACGATTGAACGACCGCACCAGTCTGTTTCTTCGTCGCTGCTATACTCTTGTGCGCGATGGTTCTTGCCAGGTTTCAGCTACAAGTATTGA
- the LOC104755058 gene encoding F-box protein SKIP24-like isoform X2 yields MSANEIPDELWRKILEIGVKSSAFSYKDLCCISISSHRLRRLSSDDCFWDLLLFHDFPTHIISASSSQSQSPTKFIYKTRFERDKERKLAAHRRALLRKESEISEWRRRIRELESRLSEEADRLQSASLEFSNLHKVRQASVALKVWQPEIVRGRQKQLVEQNAVPVEGRLRAVEMEIKLCKQQIMGVNRELREVKHRFDIAIKELESMKYHPLRDYNSISSGDQGSNSKTKKLKTSINYSGGNQVSNGKRKKLKTRINSVPAIHRNEDKLLHSESE; encoded by the exons ATGTCGGCGAACGAAATACCCGACGAGCTATGGAGAAAGATTCTAGAGATTGGGGTTAAGTCCTCAGCTTTCTCTTACAAAGATCTCTGCTGCATCTCCATCTCCTCTCATCGTCTCCGCCGTTTGTCTTCCGATGATTGCTTCTGGgaccttcttctctttcatgATTTCCCCACCCACATCATCTCTGCTTCCtcttctcaatctcaatctcccACCAAGTTTATCTACAAGACTAG GTTTGAGAGGGATAAGGAGAGGAAATTAGCTGCCCATAGGAGAGCTTTACTCAGGAAGGAGAGTGAGATTTCTGAATGGAGACGGAGAATTCGTGAATTGGAGTCTCGGTTATCAGAAGAGGCTGATAGATTACAGTCTGCTTCTCTCGAGTTTTCTAATTTGCACAAAGTGAG GCAAGCATCAGTAGCTCTGAAGGTTTGGCAGCCAGAGATCGTACGTGGCAGACAAAAACAATTGGTTGAGCAAAACGCCGTTCCTGTTGAGGGTCGTCTGCGTGCAGTTGAGATGGAGATAAAGTTGTGCAAGCAGCAAATCATGGGTGTGAATAGGGAACTT AGGGAGGTAAAACACCGATTTGACATAGCCATAAAAGAGCTAGAATCCATGAAGTATCATCCTTTACGAGATTACAACTCTATAAGTAGTGGAGACCAAGGAAGTAATAGCAAGACGAAGAAGTTGAAAACGAGCATTAACTATAGTGGTGGAAACCAAGTGAGTAATggcaagaggaagaagttgaaAACAAGAATTAACT CAGTTCCAGCAATACACAGAAACGAGGACAAGCTGTTACACTCAGAATCAGAATGA
- the LOC109130181 gene encoding putative defensin-like protein 228, whose product MMKSAILLMVSCVFMFLVFSYIQDVEAANKRCHINQMYEGTCGNDGNKACLGDFKNKKFKYDLCQCTNVIRFSTKLPHHRLCNCSRPC is encoded by the exons ATGATGAAATCTGCTATCTTACTCATGGTTTCATGTGtcttcatgtttcttgtttttagcTATATTCAAG acgTGGAAGCTGCGAACAAGAGGTGTCACATAAATCAAATGTATGAAGGAACATGCGGGAATGATGGAAACAAGGCATGCTTAGGCGATTTCAAAAACAAGAAGTTTAAATATGATCTTTGCCAATGTACTAACGTTATTCGTTTTTCAACTAAATTACCTCACCATCGTCTTTGCAATTGCAGTCGCCCTTGCTAA
- the LOC104755058 gene encoding F-box protein SKIP24-like isoform X3, which produces MSANEIPDELWRKILEIGVKSSAFSYKDLCCISISSHRLRRLSSDDCFWDLLLFHDFPTHIISASSSQSQSPTKFIYKTRFERDKERKLAAHRRALLRKESEISEWRRRIRELESRLSEEADRLQSASLEFSNLHKVRQASVALKVWQPEIVRGRQKQLVEQNAVPVEGRLRAVEMEIKLCKQQIMGVNRELREVKHRFDIAIKELESMKYHPLRDYNSISSGDQGSNSKTKKLKTSINYSGGNQVSNGKRKKLKTRINFPAIHRNEDKLLHSESE; this is translated from the exons ATGTCGGCGAACGAAATACCCGACGAGCTATGGAGAAAGATTCTAGAGATTGGGGTTAAGTCCTCAGCTTTCTCTTACAAAGATCTCTGCTGCATCTCCATCTCCTCTCATCGTCTCCGCCGTTTGTCTTCCGATGATTGCTTCTGGgaccttcttctctttcatgATTTCCCCACCCACATCATCTCTGCTTCCtcttctcaatctcaatctcccACCAAGTTTATCTACAAGACTAG GTTTGAGAGGGATAAGGAGAGGAAATTAGCTGCCCATAGGAGAGCTTTACTCAGGAAGGAGAGTGAGATTTCTGAATGGAGACGGAGAATTCGTGAATTGGAGTCTCGGTTATCAGAAGAGGCTGATAGATTACAGTCTGCTTCTCTCGAGTTTTCTAATTTGCACAAAGTGAG GCAAGCATCAGTAGCTCTGAAGGTTTGGCAGCCAGAGATCGTACGTGGCAGACAAAAACAATTGGTTGAGCAAAACGCCGTTCCTGTTGAGGGTCGTCTGCGTGCAGTTGAGATGGAGATAAAGTTGTGCAAGCAGCAAATCATGGGTGTGAATAGGGAACTT AGGGAGGTAAAACACCGATTTGACATAGCCATAAAAGAGCTAGAATCCATGAAGTATCATCCTTTACGAGATTACAACTCTATAAGTAGTGGAGACCAAGGAAGTAATAGCAAGACGAAGAAGTTGAAAACGAGCATTAACTATAGTGGTGGAAACCAAGTGAGTAATggcaagaggaagaagttgaaAACAAGAATTAACT TTCCAGCAATACACAGAAACGAGGACAAGCTGTTACACTCAGAATCAGAATGA
- the LOC104755058 gene encoding F-box protein SKIP24-like isoform X1 yields MSANEIPDELWRKILEIGVKSSAFSYKDLCCISISSHRLRRLSSDDCFWDLLLFHDFPTHIISASSSQSQSPTKFIYKTRFERDKERKLAAHRRALLRKESEISEWRRRIRELESRLSEEADRLQSASLEFSNLHKVRQASVALKVWQPEIVRGRQKQLVEQNAVPVEGRLRAVEMEIKLCKQQIMGVNRELREVKHRFDIAIKELESMKYHPLRDYNSISSGDQGSNSKTKKLKTSINYSGGNQVSNGKRKKLKTRINCKFMNISHFSSCTSVAYSYRPNILHECVPENLIVLQSVTQCSVEEFMPI; encoded by the exons ATGTCGGCGAACGAAATACCCGACGAGCTATGGAGAAAGATTCTAGAGATTGGGGTTAAGTCCTCAGCTTTCTCTTACAAAGATCTCTGCTGCATCTCCATCTCCTCTCATCGTCTCCGCCGTTTGTCTTCCGATGATTGCTTCTGGgaccttcttctctttcatgATTTCCCCACCCACATCATCTCTGCTTCCtcttctcaatctcaatctcccACCAAGTTTATCTACAAGACTAG GTTTGAGAGGGATAAGGAGAGGAAATTAGCTGCCCATAGGAGAGCTTTACTCAGGAAGGAGAGTGAGATTTCTGAATGGAGACGGAGAATTCGTGAATTGGAGTCTCGGTTATCAGAAGAGGCTGATAGATTACAGTCTGCTTCTCTCGAGTTTTCTAATTTGCACAAAGTGAG GCAAGCATCAGTAGCTCTGAAGGTTTGGCAGCCAGAGATCGTACGTGGCAGACAAAAACAATTGGTTGAGCAAAACGCCGTTCCTGTTGAGGGTCGTCTGCGTGCAGTTGAGATGGAGATAAAGTTGTGCAAGCAGCAAATCATGGGTGTGAATAGGGAACTT AGGGAGGTAAAACACCGATTTGACATAGCCATAAAAGAGCTAGAATCCATGAAGTATCATCCTTTACGAGATTACAACTCTATAAGTAGTGGAGACCAAGGAAGTAATAGCAAGACGAAGAAGTTGAAAACGAGCATTAACTATAGTGGTGGAAACCAAGTGAGTAATggcaagaggaagaagttgaaAACAAGAATTAACTGTAAGTTTATGAACATTTCTCACTTTTCTTCATGTACTAGTGTTGCCTATTCTTACCGTCCAAATATTCTCCATGAGTGTGTTCCTGAAAATCTTATAGTTCTTCAAAGTGTGACACAATGTAGTGTGGAAGAGTTTATGCCGATTTAG